The DNA sequence CTCTCCCGCAAAGGCCGCGACGGAACTGGCGAACGGCATAGGCCAACTCTCCCTGCCCAATGACCTTGCCGGAACGTCGTTCCTGACGAAGGAATATTTCCGAGATCCTGCTGACGGCGTAGCCTTCATCAACGCTGTGCAGCGCCATCTGGTGGAGAATACGCGCCTCGGTATCCCTGCCCTTTTCAACGAGGAGACGGCGCATGGCGCGAAGGTGCGTGGCGCAACCATATTTCCTAATCCGCTGGGTCTTGGCAGCACATGGGATACTGAACTGATCGAGCAGGTGTTCAGCGTAGCGGGCCGCGAAGCCCGTCTGCGTGGTGCGACGGTGGGGTTGAGCCCCGTACTCGATCTGGCACGCGACCCGCGCTATGGCCGTGTCGAGGAATTTTTTGGCGAAGATCCTTATTTGGTGGCGCAGATGGGCATTGCCTCGGTCCGCGGACAGCAAGGCCCAAGACCGCTGGGCCGCGACAAGGTGTTCGCCTGTCTCAAGCATTTCGTTCATGGCACGCCGCTGGGCGGACTGAATACCGCGCCTGCGGAATTTACTGACCGGACGCTGCGCGAAGCCTATCTGATCCCGTTCGAACGGGTGATCAAGATGACCGCCCCGGCCGTCATCATGCCATCCTATAATGAGGTGAACGGCATTCCGTCTCACGCCAGCGTCGAACTGCTTCAGCGCACCGGGCGTGACCGATTGGGGTTCAAGGGCGCCTATTTCAGCGATTTTGGCGGCATCACCAATCTGGTGAGCGAACATCATATGGCGGCCGACAATAAGGAAGCCGCGCTGCAGGGCATCACTGCCGGTGTCGATATGGAAATGCCCGACGGCGCGGCCTATAAGAATCTGCCCGAGCTGGTGAAGGCGGGCAAGGTGCCCGAATCTGCTATCGACATGGCGGTATCCCGCATATTGGCGCTGAAATTTGAGGCGGGGCTGTTCGAAAATCCCTATACCGACGAGCGGCGGGCGATCCGTAACGTCAACATGCCGGCTGATATCGCCCTGGCACGCAAGGCTGCGCAAAAGTCGATCATCCTGCTGCAGAATGACGGTGTCCTGCCGCTAGACCCTGCCAAGCCCATGAAGCTGGCGGTGATCGGCCCCAATGCGCAGGATCCGCTGTTCGGTGGCTATTCGGGCGAGAATGCGAAGGCCGTCGGCGTGCTGGCGGGCGTCAAGGCTGCCGCTGGTCCCAATGTGCAGGTCAGCTACGCCGAAGGCGTGCGGATCATTAATGCGACGAACAGCGGTCAGACTGCCACCAACATTATCAAGCCGGTCCCAGCCGGGGAAAATGATGCGCGGATTGCGGAAGCGGTCAGGGTGGCGGAGGCCGCCGACATCATCCTGCTGGTCGTCGGCGACCGGCCGGAAATCACCCGCGAAATGATCGCCGCCATATATCCAGGGGATCGCCGGAATCTGAATCTCTATGGCGATCAGGACAGACTGGTCGAGGCGATGATCGCGACGGGCAAACCGATTGTCTCGCTGTTGCTCAACGGCCGTCCCTTGACTGTCAACCGGCTGGCGGAAAAGGCCAATGCGCTGCTGGAAGGCTGGTATCTGGGGCAGGAAGGCGGCAACGCCTTTGCCGACATATTGTTCGGCAAGGTCAATCCGGGTGGCAAGTTGACCGTCACCTTCCCGGCCAATCTGGGCGACCTGCCGGTTTATTATAACAAGCATCCATCGTCGCAGAACAAGCGTTATGTAGAAGGCAAGCCGACGCCGCTTTTCCCCTTTGGGTACGGCATCAGCTACACGACGTTCGACATCTCTGCGCCGCGTCTTGCCCAAGGGACGATCGGGCTGGACGGCACCGCCATAGTGGAGGTCGACATCACCAACACTGGCGCGCGGGTGGGCGACGAGGTCGTGCAGATCTATGTGCGCGACGATGTCAGTTCTGCGCCGCGTCCGATACTCGAATTGCGCGGATTTCAGCGCGTGACCTTGAAGCCGGGCGAGAAGCGTACCCTTCGCTTCGAGCTGGAGCCCGATGCGTTCGCCTTCTGGAATATCGACATGCGATACGTCGTCGAGCCTGGAGACTTCACCATTTATGCCGGCCCGAACTCGGCATCGCTGAAGTCGGCCAAGCTGACGGTAGCCTGACGACGCGCCAGGGCATTGGCCGCGTCGTTTGGCGACGCGAAAGTTAAACTGAGATCGTAGGAGCGGGAAAGATGTGGAATCGTCGTGAGATTATCGGGGCAGGCGCTGCGCTTGCTGCCTCGACAATAACCCGTGTTGCGCAGGCACAGGCGACCGTCGATCATGTTCAGATCGATCTGAAGCGCATTGTCGGTCCCCTCGATCATGTCTGGTCCCGCTGCGTGGGTTCCGACCGCGCATCCGCCACCATGCGCGAGTCCTGGCGTCGTGATCTTGATCGGTTCGCGAAGGAAACCGGGCTTGAGCGGGTTCGCTTTCACGGCATCCTCGGCGACGACATGGGTGTTTGGCCCGGCGGCCTGCGCGGCCCGCAGCCCAATTTCCAGAATGTCGACGACGTATATGACGGCCTGCTCGCGCGGGGTGTCCAGCCCTTCGTCGAACTGAGTTTCATGCCCGGCCGTCTTGCCAGTGCCAAGACGAAGCTGAACTTCACCTATGACGCCAACATTACGCCGCCCAGGTCGCTCGACGAATGGGCCGCGTTTATCCAGACCTTCACCCGCCATCTCATCGACAGATATGGGGTCAAGGAGGTTCGGCAATGTTATTTCGAGGTGTGGAACGAGCCCAATCTCACCTGGTTCTACACCGGCACCCAGCAAGACTATTTCGACATGTACCGGGTGACGGCACGCGCGGTGAAGGCTGTCGATCCCGCAATCCGTGTCGGCGGGCCGTCCACCGCTGCCGTTGGCTGGATTCCCGAATTCCTCGCCTTCTGCACGCGGGAGAACCTGCCTGTCGATTTCGTTTCCACCCATATCTATGCGGGCGATGATCAGGAACAGATGTTCGGCCGCAAGAACATGTATCCGCATAGCGAGGTCATTCCCGCCGCCCTGGCGCAAGTGCGCGCGCAGATCGACGCGAGCAGGTTCAAGGGCGCTGAACTGTGGGTGAGTGAATGGTCGTCGGACAGCCCGGCGATGATCGCCCACATATTGTCCAATTGCCTGCCGCACGTCCATGCCATGTCGCAATGGGCGCTCAGCAATGTATTCGAGGAGGTGAATTTTCCCAACTTCATCGTCAAGGAGGGCGATGGTGGCTG is a window from the Sphingobium sp. CAP-1 genome containing:
- a CDS encoding glycoside hydrolase family 3 N-terminal domain-containing protein, translating into MRDFTVSRRAFVASAIVALPAVSQAAQGARDLYRDARAPVADRVKDLLARMTLDEKVAQMRTLWMDKARIVEGTHFSPAKAATELANGIGQLSLPNDLAGTSFLTKEYFRDPADGVAFINAVQRHLVENTRLGIPALFNEETAHGAKVRGATIFPNPLGLGSTWDTELIEQVFSVAGREARLRGATVGLSPVLDLARDPRYGRVEEFFGEDPYLVAQMGIASVRGQQGPRPLGRDKVFACLKHFVHGTPLGGLNTAPAEFTDRTLREAYLIPFERVIKMTAPAVIMPSYNEVNGIPSHASVELLQRTGRDRLGFKGAYFSDFGGITNLVSEHHMAADNKEAALQGITAGVDMEMPDGAAYKNLPELVKAGKVPESAIDMAVSRILALKFEAGLFENPYTDERRAIRNVNMPADIALARKAAQKSIILLQNDGVLPLDPAKPMKLAVIGPNAQDPLFGGYSGENAKAVGVLAGVKAAAGPNVQVSYAEGVRIINATNSGQTATNIIKPVPAGENDARIAEAVRVAEAADIILLVVGDRPEITREMIAAIYPGDRRNLNLYGDQDRLVEAMIATGKPIVSLLLNGRPLTVNRLAEKANALLEGWYLGQEGGNAFADILFGKVNPGGKLTVTFPANLGDLPVYYNKHPSSQNKRYVEGKPTPLFPFGYGISYTTFDISAPRLAQGTIGLDGTAIVEVDITNTGARVGDEVVQIYVRDDVSSAPRPILELRGFQRVTLKPGEKRTLRFELEPDAFAFWNIDMRYVVEPGDFTIYAGPNSASLKSAKLTVA
- a CDS encoding GH39 family glycosyl hydrolase, whose amino-acid sequence is MGAGAALAASTITRVAQAQATVDHVQIDLKRIVGPLDHVWSRCVGSDRASATMRESWRRDLDRFAKETGLERVRFHGILGDDMGVWPGGLRGPQPNFQNVDDVYDGLLARGVQPFVELSFMPGRLASAKTKLNFTYDANITPPRSLDEWAAFIQTFTRHLIDRYGVKEVRQCYFEVWNEPNLTWFYTGTQQDYFDMYRVTARAVKAVDPAIRVGGPSTAAVGWIPEFLAFCTRENLPVDFVSTHIYAGDDQEQMFGRKNMYPHSEVIPAALAQVRAQIDASRFKGAELWVSEWSSDSPAMIAHILSNCLPHVHAMSQWALSNVFEEVNFPNFIVKEGDGGWGMLAQRSIPRPAFNTYKLLHRLGNTRLAASGPALASRTNRGMAAMIWNLAEVKQPSGVPGAASKRIVEGTAKRVSVTLQGARPGAVAKISYVDQERGSPLPKWRSLGSPQYPTREQTDQIRKAAEIAPPETVRLDRSGTIAVDLPPEGVALIELSV